One genomic region from Jilunia laotingensis encodes:
- a CDS encoding glycosyltransferase family protein: MKFLFIVQGEGRGHLTQALTLEEMLRRNGHEVVEVLVGKSSSRTLPGFFNRNIQAPVKRFLSPNFLPSADNKRADLGKSVLYNLIRVPEYFRSMFYINQRIRETGADVVINFYELLTGLTYTFFHPSIPYVCIGHQYLFLHREFEFPEKNALQLSMLRFFTRLTSLRAKKRLALSFKKMSDDPDQNISVVPPLLRPEVTAIHPEKGDYVHGYMLNSGFSVSVEAFHNAHPEIPLQFFWDKPDTEEVTRVDETLSFHQIDDVKFLNYMAGCRAYASTAGFESICEAMYLGKPVLMVPAHIEQDCNAYDAAQVGAGIISDSFALESLLSFSDHYSPNREFVYWARSSERHIICELEKLFNPQSIINLPTLTNYMPI; encoded by the coding sequence ATGAAGTTTTTATTTATCGTACAGGGAGAAGGAAGAGGACACCTTACGCAAGCGTTGACTCTTGAAGAGATGTTACGACGTAATGGTCACGAGGTTGTGGAAGTGTTGGTCGGGAAAAGTTCCTCACGTACTTTACCGGGCTTCTTCAACCGGAACATACAGGCACCGGTAAAGCGTTTTCTAAGTCCCAACTTTTTGCCATCAGCGGATAATAAAAGAGCTGATCTTGGTAAAAGTGTACTTTATAACCTGATTCGTGTGCCGGAGTATTTTAGAAGCATGTTTTATATTAATCAGCGGATACGAGAAACGGGAGCGGATGTGGTAATCAATTTCTATGAACTTTTGACCGGGCTTACTTATACTTTCTTTCATCCTTCGATTCCCTATGTTTGTATTGGGCATCAGTATTTATTTTTGCACCGTGAATTTGAGTTTCCCGAAAAGAATGCCTTGCAGCTTTCCATGCTTCGTTTTTTTACGCGCTTGACAAGTTTGCGGGCCAAAAAACGCTTGGCACTCTCTTTTAAGAAAATGTCCGATGATCCGGATCAAAACATATCGGTGGTGCCTCCATTGCTCAGACCGGAAGTCACGGCTATTCATCCCGAGAAGGGAGATTATGTACATGGGTATATGTTGAATTCGGGCTTCTCCGTAAGTGTAGAGGCTTTTCATAATGCTCATCCTGAAATTCCTTTGCAATTTTTCTGGGATAAACCTGATACCGAGGAAGTGACTCGGGTAGATGAGACATTGAGTTTCCATCAGATTGATGATGTTAAATTCCTTAATTACATGGCAGGTTGTCGCGCTTATGCCAGTACCGCAGGTTTTGAATCTATTTGTGAGGCGATGTATTTGGGAAAGCCTGTCCTGATGGTACCTGCGCATATTGAACAAGATTGTAACGCATATGACGCAGCACAAGTAGGTGCGGGGATTATCAGTGATTCATTTGCACTCGAGTCGTTGCTGAGCTTTTCCGATCATTATTCCCCGAACCGGGAATTTGTTTATTGGGCTCGTAGCAGTGAGCGTCATATCATCTGCGAACTTGAAAAATTGTTTAATCCTCAATCGATAATAAATTTACCTACCCTTACTAATTATATGCCAATATGA